Proteins found in one Dioscorea cayenensis subsp. rotundata cultivar TDr96_F1 unplaced genomic scaffold, TDr96_F1_v2_PseudoChromosome.rev07_lg8_w22 25.fasta BLBR01001717.1, whole genome shotgun sequence genomic segment:
- the LOC120256908 gene encoding uncharacterized protein LOC120256908 — protein MYLEIQNMLLHRLQHPLQHQKVHIVLMRSHSKIVSPRLLKGKKIVSRKKPRQGRKTQKKEKVSKSKRKSFSDAEVEVSPRFKRKCTEATKQGEKPLVSSKKEKKKNATQQAKDGDEDRFLDKASKKKFESSEEKGIVVERIIDELAFEKSGLTKLLQERSLYKSATFPESYTCLNRFLEFKPEMKGNYEEGLELNEEVLKEITGGRTESWGVESRLPASTLTANYNILFRLGIQNWLPVPHNSSIVKELTLLLFAIGTGKKFNLGRLIFQNIVKEANYTSSSTSLGYPAMLSQYLLQHGVQLRKGEAVTAVKKLKISQKLFSPGKKIDLSVGRVSPPPMPEDAEEVNLLVKEEYEKLLKEQLEDVERRQRSLSAKLFIIARQKQKILSRLEILEKKKREADANNSGGDEDQET, from the exons ATGTACCTGGAGATACAGAACATGTTGCTGCACAGGTTACAACATCCCCTGCAACATCAGAAAGTTCACATAGTTCTGATGAGATCCCACTCAAAGATCGTGTCACCCAGATTGCTAAAGGGAAAGAAGATAGTGTCTAGAAAGAAGCCCCGTCAAGGAAGAAAAAcccagaagaaggagaaggttagcAAGTCCAAGAGGAAGTCTTTCTCAGATGCGGAAGTAGAAGTCTCTCCAAGGTTCAAGAGGAAGTGTACTGAAGCTACAAAACAGGGGGAGAAACCATTAGTAAgttctaagaaagaaaagaagaagaatgcaACCCAACAGGCAAAAGACGGTGATGAAGACAGATTCCTTGATAAAGCAtccaagaagaagtttgaatctAGTGAAGAGAAAGGTATTGTGGTTGAAAGAATAATTGATGAGTTGGCATTTGAGAAGTCTGGGCTGACTAAGTTATTGCAAGAAAGGAGTTTGTACAAGTCTGCAACATTTCCAGAAAGTTACA CTTGCCTGAACAGATTCCTGGAGTTTAAACCAGAGATGAAGGGTAACTATGAAGAAGGGCTGGAGCTGAATGAGGAAGTGCTAAAAGAGATTACTGGAGGAAGAACGGAGTCATGGGGAGTAGAGTCAAGACTTCCAGCCTCCACCCTCACAGCCAATTATAATATTCTGTTTAGACTTGGCATTCAGAATTGGTTACCAGTCCCACACAACTCTAGCATAGTAAAGGAACTCACACTGTTATTGTTTGCTATTGGAACTGGCAAGAAGTTTAATCTGGGAAGGCTGATCTTCCAAAATATTGTGAAAGAAGCTAACTACACAAGCTCCTCAACATCACTTGGGTATCCTGCAATGCTGTCGCAGtatttgttacaacatggagTACAACTCAGGAAGGGAGAAGCAGTCACAGCAGTGAAGAAGCTGAAGATTTCTCAGAAGCTGTTCAGCCCAGGTAAGAAAATTGATTTATCTGTAGGAAGGGTGTCTCCACCACCAATGCCTGAAGATGCAGAAGAAGTGAATCTTTTGGTTAAAGAAGAGTATGAAAAGCTTTTGAAGGAACAACTAGAAGATGTGGAAAGACGACAACGATCATTGTCTGCAAAACTATTCATCATTGCCCGACAAAAGCAAAAAATCTTATCTCGCCTTgaaattcttgagaagaagaagagagaagctGATGCCAACAACTCAGGGGGTGATGAAGACCAGGAAACCTGA